In a genomic window of Telopea speciosissima isolate NSW1024214 ecotype Mountain lineage chromosome 5, Tspe_v1, whole genome shotgun sequence:
- the LOC122662757 gene encoding allene oxide synthase 1, chloroplastic — MALSLSLQFQLNGQKGSPTTPLPIHHHYLHTPINRPIPNLRFSVRPISASISERPSTAAAPPSPPSSTAVTSTLPIREIPGDYGLPVIGPLKDRSDYFYNQGRDEFFKSRLLKYQSTVFRANMPPGPFIAKNPNVIVLLDGKSFPVLFDTSKVEKKDLFTGTYMPSTEFTGGYRILSYLDPSEPNHAKLKKLLFFLLQSSRDKVIPEFHSTFTNLFETLESELAAKGKADFGTPNEEACFNFLARAFYGVNPPDTKLGNDGPTLIGKWILFQLGPLFTLGLPQPAEDLLLHTFPLPPALIKADYKKLYDFFYEASVSILDEGEKMGIQREEACHNLIFATCFNSFGGMKILFPSILKFIGRAGVNIHKRLAEEIRTAVRSNNGTVTMKAMEQMPLMKSVVYETLRIEPPVAMQYGKAKKDLVIESHDAAFKVKEGEMLFGFQPFATKDPKIFDRAEEFVPERFIGDEGEKLLNHVLWSNGPETENPTLENKQCAGKNFVVLVARLLVVELFMQYDSFEIEVGSSPLGSSVKLTSVKKASF; from the coding sequence ATggctctttccctttctctgcaATTCCAGTTGAATGGCCAGAAGGGATCGCCAACAACTCCTCTACCAATCCATCACCATTACCTTCATACACCAATCAATAGACCTATCCCCAACTTACGCTTCTCCGTCCGGCCGATCTCCGCCTCTATCTCCGAGAGACCATCTACGGCTGCCGCTCCTCCTTCTCCACCGTCGTCAACGGCAGTAACCTCCACTCTTCCGATTCGTGAAATCCCTGGAGACTATGGTCTGCCAGTCATCGGTCCCTTGAAAGATCGATCGGACTACTTTTACAACCAAGGACGCGACGAATTCTTCAAGTCTCGTCTCCTGAAGTACCAGTCAACTGTGTTTCGTGCTAACATGCCACCTGGTCCCTTCATCGCTAAAAACCCTAACGTCATCGTTCTCCTCGATGGCAAGAGTTTTCCGGTCCTCTTCGACACTTCTAAGGTCGAGAAGAAAGATCTCTTCACCGGAACCTACATGCCCTCCACCGAATTTACTGGCGGTTACCGAATCCTCTCTTACCTCGACCCTTCTGAGCCCAATCACGCTAAGCTCAAGAAgctccttttcttccttcttcagtCCAGCCGCGACAAGGTCATTCCTGAGTTCCACTCCACCTTCACTAACCTCTTTGAGACTCTCGAGAGCGAGCTCGCCGCCAAGGGTAAAGCCGATTTCGGTACCCCAAACGAAGAGGCCTGCTTCAATTTCCTAGCTCGTGCCTTCTATGGGGTGAATCCGCCCGACACTAAACTCGGCAACGACGGTCCGACTCTGATCGGCAAATGGATTTTGTTTCAGCTTGGCCCTCTTTTCACACTAGGACTACCCCAACCCGCGGAAGACCTACTCCTTCACACTTTCCCTCTCCCTCCAGCCCTCAtcaaggccgattacaaaaagcTCTACGATTTCTTCTACGAAGCATCGGTTTCGATCCTGGACGAAGGGGAGAAAATGGGAATTCAGAGAGAGGAAGCCTGCCATAACCTCATTTTTGCCACTTGCTTTAATTCCTTCGGCGGGATGAAGATCTTGTTCCCCAGCATACTCAAGTTTATCGGCCGCGCAGGCGTGAACATTCATAAACGCTTAGCAGAGGAGATCCGAACGGCCGTCCGATCCAACAATGGGACAGTAACGATGAAGGCGATGGAGCAGATGCCACTGATGAAATCGGTGGTGTACGAAACTCTCCGGATCGAACCTCCTGTTGCTATGCAGTACGGGAAGGCGAAGAAGGATTTGGTGATCGAAAGCCATGACGCAGCTTTCAAGGTGAAGGAAGGGGAGATGCTGTTTGGATTCCAACCATTCGCGACGAAAGACCCAAAGATATTTGATAGAGCGGAAGAGTTCGTGCCGGAGAGGTTTATCGGGGATGAAGGGGAGAAGCTATTGAACCACGTGCTCTGGTCCAACGGGCCTGAAACAGAGAACCCAACTCTGGAAAACAAGCAATGCGCCGGAAAGAACTTCGTGGTGTTGGTGGCGCGGCTGCTTGTGGTGGAGCTTTTCATGCAATATGATTCATTCGAGATTGAGGTTGGGTCTTCACCTTTGGGTTCTTCCGTTAAATTAACTTCGGTTAAGAAGGCCAGTTTCTGA
- the LOC122661857 gene encoding wall-associated receptor kinase-like 14, which produces MMVNNWNLVLLLVIFVLASAAAHASSCNQSCRNNPRNRVPFPFGFSEGCQISLNCSGDGEIFIGDFPVQSVITDSIVVTIPVQCNRSIEHLKQLFSQNYALTWKNELLLYQCHPQFSGCLISPTLVESYFNMKTCKPKNENLSCLAKGGNSAGFMTFDYVNQSNCGLLFSAIAVHSNLTSSVSMQLQTVELGWWLEGQCSQCSPNANCTQITSPYNGKSGFRCRCNDGFEGDGFKAGLGCRKVSSNCNPSKYMSGQCGGTTRVAVLVGGLVAGACIMAGLAVICYFVRQQSTFLKTRKSTKRLLSDVAGNCSIPFYPYKEIEKATNGFEEKQRLGTGAYGTVYAGKLHNEEWVAIKKIRHRDTDGIEQVMNEIKLLSSVSHPNLVRLLGCCIERGEQILVYEYMPNGTLSQHLQRERGNGLPWTIRLTIATETAQAIAHLHSAIYPPIYHRDIKSSNILLDYNFNSKVADFGLSRLGMTEDSHISTAPQGTPGYLDPQYHQNFHLSDKSDVYSFGVVLVEIITALKVVDFSRPHSEVNLAALAIEKIGKGCIDEIIDPFLEPHTDAWTLSSVHKMAELAFRCLAFHRDMRPSMMEVAAELERIRLSGWDPLEEGISVESSSASTCSSPHNGSEKSLGVRIEKVRSGSRRLLVPQKGDSVLQIEVKDSSPVSVQDPWASGQSSPSTNSLLVHVIH; this is translated from the exons ATGATGGTAAATAATTGGAATCTCGTTCTTCTCTTGGTGATATTTGTTCTGGCGTCAGCAGCTGCTCACGCCTCATCTTGCAACCAATCCTGCCGCAACAACCCGAGGAATCGAGTCCCCTTCCCTTTTGGATTCTCAGAGGGTTGTCAAATCAGTCTAAATTGCAGCGGAGACGGTGAAATCTTCATCGGCGATTTCCCAGTACAGAGCGTAATCACGGACAGTATCGTGGTCACAATACCAGTTCAATGCAACCGTTCAATCGAACACCTAAAGCAGCTCTTCAGTCAGAACTACGCGCTGACATGGAAGAATGAGCTTTTATTGTATCAGTGTCACCCGCAATTCTCCGGTTGTTTGATATCTCCAACGCTGGTGGAGTCTTATTTTAACATGAAAACATGCAAACCAAAGAACGAGAATTTAAGCTGCCTAGCGAAAGGAGGCAATAGTGCTGGTTTCATGACTTTCGATTACGTGAATCAAAGCAACTGTGGGCTCTTGTTCTCAGCGATCGCCGTTCATTCGAATTTGACTTCGTCGGTTTCGATGCAGTTACAGACGGTCGAGCTGGGGTGGTGGCTAGAAGGGCAGTGTAGCCAATGTTCTCCGAATGCCAATTGTACTCAAATTACATCTCCGTATAACGGAAAGTCAGGATTCCGGTGCCGCTGCAATGACGGCTTCGAAGGAGATGGTTTCAAGGCTGGACTTGGTTGCCGCAAAG TTTCTTCCAATTGCAACCCTTCGAAGTACATGTCTGGTCAATGTGGTGGAACCACAAGAGTTGCTGTTCTGGTGGGAG GCCTTGTTGCTGGAGCCTGTATAATGGCTGGTCTAGCTGTTATTTGCTACTTTGTCCGACAACAGTCCACTTTTCTCAAAACCCGAAAGAGCACAAAACGCTTACTTTCTGATGTTGCGGGGAACTGTAGCATCCCTTTTTATCCATACAAGGAAATTGAGAAAGCCACAAATGGTTTCGAGGAAAAACAAAGGCTAGGAACTGGTGCCTATGGAACAGTTTATGCAGGAAAACTCCACAATGAAGAGTGGGTTGCCATTAAAAAGATCAGACACCGAGACACTGATGGTATTGAGCAGGTCATGAACGAAATCAAGCTTCTTTCATCTGTTAGCCATCCAAATCTAGTCCGTCTCTTGGGTTGCTGCATAGAGAGAGGTGAACAGATCCTTGTTTATGAATACATGCCAAATGGAACTCTATCTCAGCATCTACAGAGGGAGAGAGGCAATGGTCTTCCTTGGACAATTCGCCTCACCATTGCCACTGAAACTGCTCAAGCCATCGCCCATCTCCACTCCGCCATTTACCCGCCAATATACCACAGGGATATTAAATCCAGTAACATCCTATTAGACTATAATTTCAACTCGAAAGTAGCTGACTTTGGTCTTTCCAGACTAGGTATGACAGAGGATTCCCACATCTCCACAGCTCCACAAGGGACGCCGGGGTATCTTGATCCTCAATACCATCAGAACTTCCACCTTTCtgataaaagtgatgtttacaGCTTTGGGGTTGTTCTTGTGGAGATTATTACTGCTTTGAAAGTGGTGGACTTCTCTCGGCCTCACAGTGAAGTGAATTTGGCTGCACTTGCTATTGAAAAGATTGGGAAGGGTTGTATTGATGAGATAATAGACCCGTTCCTTGAGCCACATACGGATGCTTGGACACTTTCATCTGTGCACAAGATGGCGGAGTTGGCTTTCAGATGTCTAGCATTTCATAGGGATATGAGGCCTTCTATGATGGAAGTTGCTGCTGAGCTAGAGCGCATCAGGCTTAGTGGATGGGACCCTCTCGAAGAGGGCATCTCCGTCGAGTCGTCAAGTGCATCCACTTGCTCATCACCTCACAATGGAAGTGAAAAGTCTCTGGGAGTAAGAATTGAAAAGGTCCGTTCAGGGAGTAGGAGACTGCTAGTGCCACAGAAGGGTGACTCTGTATTACAGATTGAGGTGAAGGATAGCTCTCCTGTTTCTGTGCAGGATCCATGGGCCAGTGGACAGAGCTCCCCTTCTACCAACAGTTTATTGGTTCATGTAATACACTAA